atctatAGATATGTCAGCCCCTCTCTTTTTCCTCACGCATTCCATTGATCTTTTGAATTTTTtaatgatgcaaatatggttTATTTGGTACTTCGCgttgtggtgtggtccggttaGATCCATGTAGGTTTgcgtatgcgtttgtgtggaaatactGTGCCACTtacaatcattttgttgaatgcagataaatttgtaaatctgtcaccattctcgttgCTTTATCCCAATCAGTTcatgttgtcccatgatatctttatttccggtgttgtccattctggTTCTGGAGTTTatgtctcccatcaggatggtgagatcctttcttgggcactttgCTATATTTGATTACAGCATAATATTCAtcgtgattccctccttctttgttttgaatggtgCTTTGACGATCCTgcatccatgagattcccatcctataagtgtatTTCGTGCATTTCGGAAAGCATGAGAGTGaatccctgagtgtgtggagcattttcctcttcttaaccggagtacagcagcatctctctcgTACCAAACCTTTGCTGTCCagtttgggtccaatgggttttgcTGATTCAGAGAACCGCCAAgctgtatctcctcatttccgttgccaTTTGGTTGGTCCTCCCAGTCCCCTacattgtccgaacattccatGGACCTATATTAATTGATGCTCTGATTGTTAGAATGGGCATcggtctcgtgacttccgaagaatctcggttTTCACCATTAGGCGtcataattcatttgaaatatcCTTCAACTCCCAGATCAGAGATTAAATTGTCTAGTTCGGTTGGTATATTTTagtaaggttgttttctacttGATGGGGTTACTGaactcatgcccaaccctcctccatAACAAgaacttgggaccggcagtaaccctagaagagctacaggagcTGAATATATTTAGAATTAATAACGGTTTATTTAGCCTATCGTCGTAACTTATTTTTCAGAAtgacaaggtaagtagaagtctgTCAAAGGCAGTTATAATgtctttgaaaatgaatttgccGAAGAGAACTTCGCTGAACCAAGCTTTCTTATCTTGTGTCTCAGTGGGTATATTCCGTTTACCTAATATTTTATGTTTCAAAATAGATCATTTCATTTAAAGTGTACTTTTATACCATAGGTCCTTCTTTTACTACTCTCTCAATAAGTACAAACTTGTAATGCAGTCataaaatgtaaatgataaCACTCAAGATAGTGTTCATTTGAAAATCTCGCTAACTACATAATATTGCAATATGTGACTTTTACTACTGATATTTTTTAAGTACTATGCTTCTATATCGGAAAACTATTTGTGCTACTGAGTGAATAAACTGTAAGGCATCAATTCATCACAATTAgatgtaataattatttatcaacAGTGAAAACAGACCATTAATTAATACGTAATGTATGGGAGATTCCAATAATACTTAAGATTTGATAAAAGgtattgaaaatataaatagaACAATATCAGCTCACTACAGTGATTGAAATGAGAATAAATTTGTAAGAGCGAAACCATTACACTCATCagtatttattgaaatatctttTAATGTGATATTGTGTATGGAGGTATGGTTTAGTTAGATGCACCCCTAAGCATTTCTTACACAAGATCAGAAAAATATATTTCCGTTACTGAACATATGGAAAAAACAGACTAACCCTAACATAACATACTTTTAATATTACCGTCAGTTTGTAGAGTTTATCCAAATACCTTAACCTACTTCCCAATGATTTTCTTAATATGCAATTTAAACTTATAGGTTAAGGAAGTGGAGACAGTCACTTTCGTATCATGTGCACTTCCTGAGGAGATAAGGACTCGTGCGAATCCATAGATGGCTAAAACTATTTGTTAAGTCACCTTGAAATTATAAACTGTGAATAACATTATTAAGAACTGCAATCATAAAAATTTCCAAAAAACTcattaaacaatgaaattaatTGACATTCGTTTGGTCAACTAATTCACTTGTCGAAAAGTTAGGTCTAGGCTACAATTCTGTCGATGAAATAGTTATTTTCGATAGGCTGGGAAACTGGTATTTCATTCTGTAATCAACCTTAAGAGTATGTTACATCTGCCCTCACACCTATCGACTCCATTAGCGACAGTGAGTTTAGTATGTCAATCATCATCAATGCTTAGCCTGGTAAAATTTTTAGTTCGTCCACGTCCCTAAAATTCATTAGCACCATAAGATGAAATTTCGAAGATGAGATGTAATAATGTAGTACCAACGATAATAACAAAACTATATAGTTATTATGTTGGATGAAAAGACAAAAGGAATAAAGCCACATGAAGGAATATGAAGAATCAAGATTTAGAGGTACATAAAGGTTGAACGTATCTGCGTCATTATTACCGATTATGAACCACGTCACCTAACAACTCAAACGTGTTGCGGTTATCGGGAGGACCCCAAGCGTGTTTAGTAAAATTCGATCTGGGTTAAGTCAGTTAAATCGACATATTCATAACACCGAATATATTAATTTCTTCACTTGCAACTTGTATTCTATCAGTTTAATGCATCACACCTGTTATAACTTCAAAAAGCCAACCCGAGTTAAACTTTTAGTCAGTTTCGCTCCTACATATCCTGTAATTTACTAAGAAACACTAAAATAATGCTGAGGAGAAAAGGTGGTGTATTGCGCTTTCGGCAAATGTCCATACCAGAATGGTTCTTATTCTCTTCAATAGTCTATTATTAACTACAAGTGCTAATAAAACATCAATAAAATAGGATTTTCCCCAAACGTTCGATTTTTCTTACGTTAAATTATGATGattaaacataaaaattaaatgagtatgaggatttgtagagattttagtagtgtcacagttgaaatcagttgatcaaagctagaccaccattaaaaacctggaagcactggatggtcgtttcgtcttattatgggactccaGTAGTGCATATCCACTATCCCATACGCAGGacttgaactcaggaccttcagtctcaagGTTAAGATTTCGTGCACGAGTCCGAGTTCTGtgtgcaagatcgtggatgcgcactgctggagtcctatactaggacgaaatccccatccagtgcttccaggttttcaatggtggtctagcttagatcaactcgtgatttcaactatgaacataaaaattattcattatcacatTTATCATATTTCAGATAACAGTTGTATAGATACAAAACTGTATTATATGATAGCACCAAAAATTTACTACATCATAATTTCTATCTTGTATCACCAAATTCCATAAGTGTTTAGGTTAAAACATCAGTCTACGAAAAACTATTTCGTAGATCATATGATTTTCAAAGTATACTCTAAAATCTAATACTATTTGTACCTAGATTACTCTATTAACTTACTTTCGTGATCTGATTGGTTAGATGAAGCTAGAATTATGCTAAAattcaatcaatatatataaatgtttaagTAACTGATTGGTTtatgaaatattgatttatggAAAATGTAATGTACTTTGAATTTTTCTATAACACAAGTTTTATCGTACGACACTGTCAATTTTAAATTAGacaaagttgtttttttatctGGTCACGTAAACATAACTTTTTTGACAACTAACTATAGTGGTATTAGTTGATTAGATCACAGAATTGAAgtatacaaaataatatttaagaaTCAAAGAGATAGAATTGCCGTTATACTAATTTGAATATTGTAATACAACCAAAAAAAGGAACATATGCTCTAACAATGATCACTGTAGAATATTATCTTTAGTCCGAAAATCAAATATATGCAAATAAAACGACAATAGATTACAATATTCTAGAAACCTCTTTTTGAGGTTTAAGGATTCATTACTAGAGTGTATATATTTGGCTTCTAGATAATTAATACTAAGTTCATAATTAAGATACAAGTTGATCAAAATATAGACAAGAATGTTAATAGCTAAATATCCAACAAAATTATAGTGAATGCATGAGCAGTTATTTAATAAGTAGCTACCGCTAACATAAAGTACACAATACTAAAGCTATAGATTCTGGGGGATAAACATTTACTAAATAGTTAAACACATCTAAGCTGTGTCATTCATCAGACAGCTAAATCTGTTTTAGGTCATGTATTTTGGTCGATAGCTAGATACGAAAATTGTCGCCAAATAATAGCTGATCCTAACAATGAGCTCTGTCATTTACATTTTGTTCGATAAGAATATAATTTCTTATCCTCAACTGTAAAACCATTGAAAAATGAAAGGGATTGGACAGGTGTTACATGTTGATGATCACCGAACAAGAATTGTGACCGATCCTATAATATCTAGTTATTAAGGTGAGCATAATACATCTAcgtaattaaaacaaattgaaaatcTTCACattaactttaattaatttgGGATACGACGTAATCTACACATAGTATCAGTGACGGATTACTATTTTATTCTCTACTAGGTTGTCTTCACTTGCTACGGCTTACTACTATTGAATTAGCCTTCTGTTTTTGGTGTGTTTACGAGGTGTGGCTAATTGAATTGATATATGTTTTTGTTTGATCCTGTTTACTTTCCGACTGGCTGAACTCAATACTGTAGGCAGACAAAGTCCAGAAGTAGCTAATAATCAAGGATTTCCATATTATTCTGGTAATTATAGAGTATTTACGTTGATTCTGGCCGTAATCAATACTCCATTGGtcatttattattagtagtgGTCGCTCAACCCGCCCACAATCCCTGATATCTAAGGGAAAGGATGCATTATTGCAAAAAGCAAACGGATAAATACATCCAGTACTTTTTAATTTCCTGACAGAATTCATCAGTCATTAAGACTACTAAGATTAACAACTGATAATGTAATGAATTTGTCTGTTTATCCTTAAGCATCTAGTCCATTCGAATATAATTCGACATAACAGATTTTAACAATGTGAAGCATATCTAAAACAGATCGGTCATTATATGTTCCAAATCAAGTCGTTTATTCTGTTCGTAAAATATGTCCAATCACTGATTAGTTAGTAGCCCTACCACAGTTAAACAATGCTTTGAAAGAACTTATGCATCTAAAACTTTagtattttcatattatcttttgaaGCAGAAAATTATGCACGTAGAATCTAATCTTGTGTAAAATTCTAAGTCTTCGACAGAGAAGCTAACACAACATCTACACTGGGCTGTGTGATTTTTTGAACATGAGTGACCTATATAGGCAAGTGACTTGGGGAGTTGGTAGGTTCAACCTCATCGCTCTCTACTGTCGAATCAATCATGAAGCTGGGGAAAATTATTGATCAACGTTTTGCATCCAGCAAGTAAACATGTACCACACATTTTCAGGTCTTCCTTTAGGATTTTCTCCTGCATCTCCATTAAACAGTTTGTGTTCCGCGAGTTCATGGAAAAACCTCTTAATAAAAGACTAAATCCTAT
The genomic region above belongs to Schistosoma haematobium chromosome 2, whole genome shotgun sequence and contains:
- a CDS encoding hypothetical protein (EggNog:ENOG410W0SN), whose product is MECSDNVGDWEDQPNGNGNEEIQLGGSLNQQNPLDPNWTAKVWYERDAAVLRLRRGKCSTHSGIHSHAFRNARNTLIGWESHGCRIVKAPFKTKKEGITMNIML